CGACATGGCGACCGTCACACTCACTGCTGAGAACTTCGACCAGGTCGCTCAGGCCGACGGCATCGTGCTGGTCGACTTCTGGGCGGAGTGGTGCGGTCCGTGCAAGCGATTCGCCCCCGTGTTCGAGAGGTCGGCGAACAAGCACCAGGACATCGTCTTCGGCAAGGTCGACACCGACGCCGAACCGGAGCTGTCGCAGCGGTTCGGGATCAGGTCCATCCCGACGCTCATGGCGATCCGCGACGGGATGATCGTGTTCGCCGAGCCCGGCGCCCTGCCGGAGTCGGTGCTGGAGAACGTGATCGAGCAGGTGCGCGGCCTCGACATGGACGACGTCCGCCGCCGCGCCGAATCCTGATACCGCGGGGGCGCCGACGCGCCTCAGGTGTCGCTCGAGCGGCTCGTCGACCGAGGCGGGCGGCGTCGAGGGTGACGCTCGGCGGGCGTGCCGCTGACGCGGCGGCGGCGCGCCGGCAAAGAAGCGGACGCTGCCGTCCGCTCCGTGACGCGCATGGTCGATGATGGACTGATGCTCGCCGATGTCGTCCAATACCTGGTGTGCCCCGTGTGCGGAGCGGACCTCGAACTGGCTGACCGCGAACTGCATTGCTCCGCCGGGCATACGTTCGACATTGCGCGCCAGGGTTACGCGAACCTCCTGCCCGGCAACGCCCGTCCGGGCACGGCCGACACCCCCGAGATGGTGCGCGCGAGAGAAGAGTTCCTGGGAGCCGACCACTTCACCGAACTGGCGGACCGCCTCGCCTGTGACGTCGCGGACACCGGCCCGTCCTTCGTCCTCGACGCGGGCGCGGGCACGGGCTACTACCTGGGCCGGATCCTCGACCGGGCACCGGACGCGACCGGGCTCGCCCTGGACATCTCCAAGCACGCGGCGCGCCGGGCGGCGAGGGCCCATCGCCGCGCCGGGTCCGTGGTCGCGGACCTGTGGCGCCCGCTCCCCGTGCGGGACGGTGCCGCCGACGTCGTCGTGAACGTGTTCGCCCCTCGTAACGCCGCGGAGTTCCACCGGGTCCTTCGCGACGACGGGTTCCTCTTCACCGTGACGCCCTCGCCCCGGCACCTCGGCCCGCTCGTGGAGCCGCTCGGGCTCCTGTCCATCGACGAACGCAAGACCGAGCGCACGGACGCCGCACTCGCCGGGTACTTCAAACTGGACGTGCGCCGTCAGATCGACCTTCGAGCCGATCTGACCCATGAGGAGGTCACAACGCTCGTGGGCATGGGGCCGAGCGCGCATCATGTACCGGCCGACCGGCTTCGTGAGCGGCTAGAGCGGATGCCCGACCCTCTGGGGGTGCCCCTGTCCTTCGTCCTGTCGGGATACCGCCGGCTTGAGTAGGTGCCGGGCGTCCATGGTTTGGGCGAGTTCGACGAGCACCTGCGGCACCTCACCTGGCCTTGTCAGTTCCTCCGCACCGTGGACGTCGGCTCTTTGGAAGTCGGTACAGACTTGGAAGGACGTGGAGATCCCACGGACTGTGCCGGTCAGCAGAAGGCGCTGGAGAGCCTGTCCTGCACGGATCCACTCGGCGGGGGAGTCCCCGAAAGTCGTCAGCACGGCCCGCTGGGCGAGTGTCCCTGGCGGGCTTGGCAGTGGATGTAGCGCCGCCCCCTCCAGCCTGACGACTTCCCCCAGTTCATTCACGAGGCGGCCTGGCGGCTTGGCATAGGACGTCGGCCGCCGTACTCCAACGGGTCTCAGTGTTGCTGCATAAAGCAGACGCTCGTCACGGGTGGTGCGGTGACGTCCCGCCAGCCGAACCGACGCCAGTACGAAAGGCCGCTCGGCATCCGGTAGGAGACGCACTACGGCCTCGTGGCCGAGCTGGGCTGCGGCCAACCGCAGGTTCACCAGGGCGGCCCCGCTGCTCAGATGCAGACCGCGTCCGCCCGGGTCGCCCTTCTGCCGGAACCTGACGGGGTCCGCATGCAGCTCGATCAGGTCGGGCACGACCTTGAACCGCCACGCGTGCACGTCGTGGACGGTCGGCCCCATCGTCGCAGCGATCACCAGACGTTCCGCCGGAGCGCGGGTGGTGACGGGCACACTCACGAGGCATTCCTCCAGACCTCGGCCGGGCCGTCCTTTCGGACGCCCGCACCCGTGACGCGGGACGTCGCGGGACCTGCTGTCTGCGCACGGTACTCCACTGTGACGCGACCCACATAGTGCGTGAAGGGCGAGGTCAGAGGGGAGGTTGTCGTGTCCGGATGACAAAGAGGCGACTAGACGCCGGTGATGCGATTTGACGGTCTGGACTGGGGACCTTAACCTCACTTCAGCCTCATGGGGATGCGGGACGCCGACAGGCGGCCGGCCCCGGAGGAACACCCCAGCATCGGAAAACGGTCCGAGTCACGCTCGGACTGATGTACGATGGCTGGACAGCCCAAAACGGGATGCTGGACACCATGAGGTGGCCGGCCCGCAGGGCGTCTCCTACGAAACGATCTTCTGCAGGTCTTGTGCCTGTGGGTGTGTCGTGGCGTGGGGGCCTGGTGAACCGATCGTCCGTCAAAAAGATCTTGTTCGGTTTTCTTGACAGCGTGGGGGATCCGGGTAAATTAGAAGGGTTGCCCCGGGGCCGGGGTCCGTGTGAGCGGGTTTCGGCGCGGTGGGTGTCCGTTTCTTGAGAACTCAACAGCGTGTTAAAAGCCAGTGCCTTTATCGGCTCGGCCGGGTTTTGTCTGGTCGGGTCGCCCCGTCGCCATCCCTCTTGTGGGGGGTGGTTGGGGATTTCTTTGAGGCAGGAACCTCTTTTGGGGTTCATTGCCGGGATTGTTTTCCTCAAGGTTTTGGCCGGCGCTCGGAGTGTTGCTTCGGGTGTTGGTCTGTATGCCTTAATGGAGAGTTTGATCCTGGCTCAGGACGAACGCTGGCGGCGTGCTTAACACATGCAAGTCGAGCGGAAAGGCCCCTTCGGGGGTACTCGAGCGGCGAACGGGTGAGTAACACGTGAGCAACCTGCCCCTGACTCTGGGATAAGCCTGGGAAACTGGGTCTAATACCGGATACGACCCGCCATCGCATGGTGTGCGGGTGGAAAGATTTTATCGGTTGGGGATGGGCTCGCGGCCTATCAGCTTGTTGGTGGGGTGATGGCCTACCAAGGCGACGACGGGTAACCGGCCTGAGAGGGCGACCGGTCACACTGGGACTGAGACACGGCCCAGACTCCTACGGGAGGCAGCAGTGGGGAATATTGCGCAATGGGCGGAAGCCTGACGCAGCGACGCCGCGTGGGGGATGACGGCCTTCGGGTTGTAAACCCCTTTCAGCATCGACGAAGCTCCGCTTCTTTTGGGTGGGGTGACGGTAGGTGCAGAAGAAGCGCCGGCTAACTACGTGCCAGCAGCCGCGGTAATACGTAGGGCGCGAGCGTTGTCCGGAATTATTGGGCGTAAAGAGCTCGTAGGCGGTCTGTCGCGTCTGTCGTGAAAGCCCACGGCTTAACTGTGGGTCTGCGGTGGATACGGGCAGGCTAGAGGCAGGTAGGGGAGCATGGAATTCCCGGTGTAGCGGTGAAATGCGCAGATATCGGGAGGAACACCGGTGGCGAAGGCGGTGCTCTGGGCCTGTTCTGACGCTGAGGAGCGAAAGCGTGGGGAGCGAACAGGATTAGATACCCTGGTAGTCCACGCCGTAAACGTTGGGCGCTAGGTGTGGGGTTCTTCCACGGATTCCGCGCCGTAGCTAACGCATTAAGCGCCCCGCCTGGGGAGTACGGCCGCAAGGCTAAAACTCAAAGGAATTGACGGGGGCCCGCACAAGCGGCGGAGCATGTTGCTTAATTCGACGCAACGCGAAGAACCTTACCAAGGCTTGACATCGCCGGAAATCCCGCAGAGATGCGGGGTCCTTTTTGGGCCGGTGACAGGTGGTGCATGGCTGTCGTCAGCTCGTGTCGTGAGATGTTGGGTTAAGTCCCGCAACGAGCGCAACCCTCGTTCCATGTTGCCAGCACGTGATGGTGGGGACTCATGGGAGACCGCCGGGGTCAACTCGGAGGAAGGTGGGGATGACGTCAAGTCATCATGCCCCTTATGTCTTGGGCTGCAAACATGCTACAATGGCCGGTACAGTGGGCTGCGATACCGTGAGGTGGAGCGAATCCCTTAAAGCCGGTCTCAGTTCGGATCGAAGTCTGCAACTCGACTTCGTGAAGTCGGAGTCGCTAGTAATCGCAGATCAGCAACGCTGCGGTGAATACGTTCCCGGGCCTTGTACACACCGCCCGTCACGTCACGAAAGTCGGCAACACCCGAAGCCCGTGGCCCAACCACTGTGTGGGGGGAGCGGTCGAAGGTGGGGCCGGCGATTGGGACGAAGTCGTAACAAGGTAGCCGTACCGGAAGGTGCGGCTGGATCACCTCCTTTCTAAGGAGCACCAGCTGGCTCAGGTGGTTCCCTGTGGGGATGCCTGGGTCGGTGGCCATCGTCGGCGGCGAGTGTTCGTCGGGTGGCTGCTCATAGTTGTGGAGCACTGGTTATTCAGCTCATTGCGCGTGTGAGCCGGTTAGTACCGCCCCCGGGGGTTTCTTGGGGGAGTGGGAAGGGCGGTGTCGGGCGTGTGGTGGGTTGGGCACGCTGTTGGGTCCTGAGGAAACGGGCGCGAGCCTGGGTGCCTCTGGACTGCGGGACCAAGTCCCCGTCTTCCTGGTTGGGGGGTGGGGTTTGGTGGGCCCGGTTGTTTTTTGAGAACTGCACAGTGGACGCGAGCATCTCTGGCGAACGATGAGATCTCGGGTGGGTTCCCTTTGTTGGGGGCTTGTCTGGGGTTTTGTTGTTTGTCTGCGATTTGTTTTGATCGTTTTGTGTGTTCAAGTTTTTAAGGGCATACGGTGGATGCCTTGGCATCAGGAGCCGATGAAGGACGTGGGAGCCTGCGATAAGCCTCGGGGAGTCGGCAACCAGACTTTGATCCGGGGATTTCCGAATGGGGTAACCTGGCACTCGTCATGGGGTGTCGCCGCCGTC
The sequence above is drawn from the Actinomadura hallensis genome and encodes:
- the trxA gene encoding thioredoxin, whose protein sequence is MATVTLTAENFDQVAQADGIVLVDFWAEWCGPCKRFAPVFERSANKHQDIVFGKVDTDAEPELSQRFGIRSIPTLMAIRDGMIVFAEPGALPESVLENVIEQVRGLDMDDVRRRAES
- a CDS encoding putative RNA methyltransferase; the encoded protein is MPLTRRRRAGKEADAAVRSVTRMVDDGLMLADVVQYLVCPVCGADLELADRELHCSAGHTFDIARQGYANLLPGNARPGTADTPEMVRAREEFLGADHFTELADRLACDVADTGPSFVLDAGAGTGYYLGRILDRAPDATGLALDISKHAARRAARAHRRAGSVVADLWRPLPVRDGAADVVVNVFAPRNAAEFHRVLRDDGFLFTVTPSPRHLGPLVEPLGLLSIDERKTERTDAALAGYFKLDVRRQIDLRADLTHEEVTTLVGMGPSAHHVPADRLRERLERMPDPLGVPLSFVLSGYRRLE